TGGGTTTTCATGGTCGAGCTATGGCATTTAGCTTTGATTATCCCGTCAATGACGGTCAATGATGCGGTTCTTGGTGTGCTGGCTCTGATAGATCTCAGCCTTGCGGCCAATCTCCTCTTGATCGTGATTTTCGCAGGCTATGAAAATTTCGTCAGCCGCATGGATCTGGCCGATCACAAGGACCGACCAGAGTGGCAAGGCGAAGTGGATTTCTCGGCGCTCAAGCTGAAGCTTGTTGCTTCAATCGTTGCGATTTCCGGTATCCACCTTCTCAAGGTCTTCATGGACGTCGCCAAATACTCCGCCGATCACATCAAGTGGATGGTCATCATTCATCTGGTTTTCGTGATTTCGGGCGTGCTTCTGGCGGCCATGGACTGGATCGCCAATCACGGCAAGACGCTCAAGAAATCCAAAGTTCAGTCTTAGAGCGCCGTGCGCTCTCTTGGGCGCACAAAGGTCGCTCTAACAGATTAAATTTACTGAATAATTTTACCTTACAGCGGTTCCAGTTAAGACTGAATCGTTGGAACCGCTGTAATTAATTGTTTTTACGCATTATCCTACGCAAGACCGCTACGCACTTTTTGCTGGAAATGCTTTAAACTGATTGGAATTATGCAGTAATCAGACTGCTATTGCGTCGGCTTCGCGCAGACGATAGCCGACGCCTGTTTCCGTCAGAATGTAATGTGGTTGATCGGGAGATTTCTCGATCTTCTGACGCAGCTGGCGGACATAGATGCGCAGATATTGCACATCGGCTGCCGGTCCCCAGACATGACTTAGAATATATTGATGCGTCAGCACCTTGCCTGCGTGCTGCACGAGCAGGCGCAGGATTTCATATTCCTTTGGTGAGAGCTTTATCTCTGTCTCATCCAGTTTGACGATGCGCCTGACCAGATCGACCGACAGACCATTGCTTTGAAACACCGGTTTCTCGCCCTGCTGATGCAACTTGTGGCGCAGAGCAACACGCGTTCTCGCTGTCAGTTCCTTCATGCCGAAAGGCTTGGTGACATAATCGTCGGCCCCAGTTTCGAGCGCCCGCACGATGCCTACCTCATCGGTGCGACTTGAAAGAATGAGGATTGGCAGCGTCAGCCCCTGTTCGCGCCACAAACGCAGAAGCTCATGGCCATCCGTATCCGGCAGGCCAAGATCAAGCAGCACAAGATCAGGCTTTTCGCTGTCCAGAAGTGCCGATGCTTCACGCGCGTTGGTCGCTTCAACGACAGCGTAACCTTCGCTCGTAAGCCCAACCCGCAGCAATTTGCGAATGGGTGGCTCGTCATCGACCACCAGAATTTTGGGCTTAGGGTCGTTCATATGATCCTGTCTATCTCTTGAACCGGCAAGGGTACGGCGATTGTAAAGCGAGCACCCGAACCGTCAGCCCTGTTTCCAGCCCGAATGGTTCCGCCCATTGCTTCGGTGAAACCACGCGCAATGGAAAGACCAAGGCCCGTTCCTGCCTGCACGTGATCGCCTTTACGAACGCGATAGAATGTATCGAAAATCCGTTCAAGATCGATCTCGGGAATGCCGGGACCATGATCGCTGATTTCAAGCGTCACATGGCCCTGTTCGACATGCGCTTCAAGAGCGATTTCTGAACCTTGCGGCGCATATTTTGCGGCATTATCCAGGAGATTGAACAGCACCTGCTCGAACAAAACCGCATCAAGCCTCACCATGGGAAGGTCGGTTGGCACCGCCACCTGAACTTTATGATGCGCCAAAATCTTGGTGGCACGATGAAGCGCTGTACCGACAATATCACCGAGATAATACAGCGACAGATTGGGTTCCATAGCACCCGATTCAATCCGCGTCATGTCAAGCAGATTGGCAATGAAGCGATTGAGCCGCTCGGATTGTTCGACAATGGTCGAGAGCAATTCAGTTCGATCATTATCCGGCAGTGAACCAGAATAGTCGCGCAATGTGGTCGCCGCACCCATGATGCCCGCAAGCGGGGTTTTAAGATCGTGCGATATCGAGGTGAGAAGGGCAGAGCGGAGTTTGTCGGCTTCTGCTGCAAGCTTCGCCCGTTCGACATCGCCAACAAGCTGCACACGCTCGATGGCAATGGCTGCCTGATCGCTTAAGGCCTCAAAAAGTCGTTGCTGTTCTG
The genomic region above belongs to Ochrobactrum quorumnocens and contains:
- a CDS encoding TIGR00645 family protein, translating into MERLIERSLFASRWLMAPMYVGLALALVILVWVFMVELWHLALIIPSMTVNDAVLGVLALIDLSLAANLLLIVIFAGYENFVSRMDLADHKDRPEWQGEVDFSALKLKLVASIVAISGIHLLKVFMDVAKYSADHIKWMVIIHLVFVISGVLLAAMDWIANHGKTLKKSKVQS
- a CDS encoding response regulator transcription factor, which codes for MNDPKPKILVVDDEPPIRKLLRVGLTSEGYAVVEATNAREASALLDSEKPDLVLLDLGLPDTDGHELLRLWREQGLTLPILILSSRTDEVGIVRALETGADDYVTKPFGMKELTARTRVALRHKLHQQGEKPVFQSNGLSVDLVRRIVKLDETEIKLSPKEYEILRLLVQHAGKVLTHQYILSHVWGPAADVQYLRIYVRQLRQKIEKSPDQPHYILTETGVGYRLREADAIAV